One segment of Syngnathus scovelli strain Florida chromosome 6, RoL_Ssco_1.2, whole genome shotgun sequence DNA contains the following:
- the bcar1 gene encoding breast cancer anti-estrogen resistance protein 1 isoform X1, which produces MSVPNVLAKALYDNAAESPDELSFRKGDILTVLERDTQGLDGWWLCSLHGRQGIVPGNRLKLLVGMYEKQQEYGSPCTTDPAPSCPTSQMQRPAPQAQYTTMPSIYSTPNPAHFKSDSVYMIPPLHGPKPSSQILYQVPSGPIGTTLKVNSEPTVKAPALTPFQSEISREDVYQVPPSLGLGLNQGVTQSVSSVFPGTGKDIYQVPPSLEKSTREDSKTLSKSVAATQPGSVYVCNTEKADNKYDVLPRHQFSTQQDVYDVPPTRDKYNVQVSLYIHMTNLPEELVADIENGISLFQVYDFPPTVSKDVSVTHLIKEETYDVPSHLTKKKPQTSAVPGQYTFSSPNEDHKPITMPEDVYDVPPPTFAKKRGGRENVSQLAQEIYNFPTRVHHGGQPTQDVYDFPRDQEERGERECTNIYDVPPQVVRDGQEPHRASKRLSASSTGSTLSNNSASSLDLLPATDNELFSSSPASGAFTGKPLLLDLDPAMERLSRLQQAVELSVSIMMSFVTSNWRSPDSLEGNLPAIHQAADRVCFTLRDFLEFSRGAVTNAGQATDRSLQTKLGRQVGKLEEVFQSLTSQTQSLDAISWLHTELAKPQPGGDVLDQLVMTVRGIPDDTKQLASFLHGNASLLFKRSHQQHLPLPPLPGGISSHMTGSESGSSQAGQRISIQSRPLPSPPKFAAAEEEEGVDSPYETTEEGWMEDYDYVHLQGKEEFEKSQRQLMEKGSIIKNKTQLEQQQIKQFERLEQEVSRPINNDMTGWVPSMIHPQGNTQNGSSKLCQADRQLLLFYLEQSEQNFTTVNNAIDAFFTAVNSNQLPKVFVAHSKLVILSAHKLVFIGDTLSRQAKSPEVRAEVGQSSNTLCNKLKDIVMSTKTAALQYPSPGATREMSEKVRELAGCTQQFKMVLGQLLTL; this is translated from the exons ATGTCTGTCCCC AATGTGCTGGCCAAGGCTCTATACGACAATGCTGCAGAATCTCCAGATGAACTGTCTTTCCGCAAGGGGGACATTTTGACTGTATTGGAACGTGACACACAAGGACTagatggctggtggctctgttcACTTCACGGCCGCCAAGGCATTGTCCCTGGCAACCGTCTTAAGCTCCTTGTTGGCATGTACGAAAAACAGCAAGAATATGGAAGTCCTTGTACGACAGATCCAGCCCCATCCTGTCCCACCTCCCAGATGCAGCGACCTGCGCCCCAAGCTCAGTATACAACGATGCCATCTATTTACTCCACGCCCAATCCAGCACACTTCAAATCAGATTCCGTCTACATGATTCCACCATTGCATGGCCCCAAGCCTAGCTCCCAAATTCTGTACCAAGTTCCCTCTGGCCCAATTGGAACAACTCTTAAGGTCAACTCCGAACCAACCGTTAAGGCCCCAGCTCTAACACCATTTCAGTCTGAGATATCAAGGGAGGATGTCTATCAGGTGCCACCTTCTTTAGGTCTGGGGCTAAACCAGGGAGTCACCCAGTCTGTTTCTTCAGTTTTTCCAGGCACTGGGAAGGATATTTACCAGGTGCCCCCCTCTCTGGAAAAGAGCACCAGGGAGGATAGCAAGACACTTAGTAAG tctgTTGCTGCTACTCAACCAGGCTCGGTCTATGTCTGCAACACGGAGAAGGCAGACAATAAGTATGATGTTCTACCTAGGCATCAATTTTCAACACAGCAGGATGTATATGATGTCCCTCCTACCCGTGACAAATACAACGTGCAGGTCAGTTTATATATTCATATGACTAATTTACCTGAAGAACTGGTAGCTGACATTGAAAATGGTATCTCTTTGTTCCAGGTTTATGATTTCCCACCCACGGTCAGTAAAGATGTTTCAGTCACTCATCTAATAAAAGAGGAGACCTATGATGTCCCATCCCATTTGACCAAAAAGAAACCTCAAACCTCAGCTGTTCCTGGCCAATATACATTTAGTAGTCCAAATGAAGACCACAAACCAATTACAATGCCTGAGGATGTGTATGATGTGCCACCTCCTACATTCGCCAAAAAGCGTGGAGGAAGAGAGAACGTTAGCCAGCTGGCCCAGGAAATATACAACTTTCCAACTCGAGTGCACCATGGAGGTCAACCTACCCAGGATGTTTATGACTTCCCAAGAGATCAAGAGGAGCGAGGAGAGAGAGAATGCACAAATATCTATGACGTCCCACCACAG GTGGTTCGTGATGGCCAGGAGCCGCACAGGGCATCCAAGCGACTTTCTGCCTCAAGCACAGGGAGCACACTGAGCAACAATTCGGCTTCATCCTTAGACCTCCTCCCTGCCACTGACAATGAACTGTTCTCCTCATCTCCTGCCTCTGGCGCATTTACTGGAAAACCTCTTCTGCTAGACCTGGACCCGGCCATGGAGCGCCTGTCCCGCCTTCAACAGGCCGTTGAGTTAAGTGTCTCCATAATGATGTCATTCGTCACAAGCAACTGGCGTAGCCCAGATAGCCTGGAGGGGAATCTTCCGGCTATTCACCAGGCTGCTGACCGTGTGTGCTTCACTCTCAGAGACTTTCTCGAATTTTCTCGGGGTGCCGTAACAAATGCAGGCCAGGCCACTGATCGTTCCCTGCAGACTAAATTGGGCCGACAAGTGGGCAAATTGGAGGAGGTCTTTCAGAGTTTAACTTCGCAGACTCAGAGTTTAGATGCCATTTCTTGGTTACATACGGAACTGGCCAAACCACAACCAGGTGGAGATGTCTTAGATCAACTGGTAATGACAGTGCGTGGAATCCCAGATGACACCAAGCAACTTGCTTCCtttctccatggaaatgcctcgtTGCTCTTCAAACGGAGTCACCAGCAACACTTACCGCTTCCTCCATTGCCAGGAGGGATTAGCTCTCACATGACAGGATCAGAAAGTGGGAGCTCTCAAGCAGGACAGAGGATAAGCATTCAGTCACGACCTTTACCCTCGCCCCCAAAGTTTGCTGCtgcagaggaagaggaaggtgTTGACAGTCCTTACGAAACCACcgaggaaggatggatggaggatTATGACTATGTGCATCTACAG GGTAAGGAAGAGTTTGAGAAGAGCCAAAGACAGCTCATGGAGAAAGGCAGCATAATCAAAAACAAGACACAATTGGAGCAACAACAG ATCAAACAGTTTGAACGACTCGAGCAGGAAGTGAGCCGACCGATCAACAATGACATGACTGGCTGGGTTCCATCAATGATTCATCCTCAAGGCAACACGCAAAATGGCTCCTCCAAATTGTGCCAAGCCGACCGCCAACTTCTTCTTTTCTACCTCGAGCAGTCTGAGCAGAACTTCACAACCGTCAACAATGCTATTGATGCCTTTTTCACTGCCGTCAACTCCAATCAGCTGCCCAAGGTCTTCGTGGCTCACAGCAAGCTCGTCATCCTTAGTGCCCACAAGCTAGTTTTCATTGGCGACACGCTATCCCGTCAGGCCAAGTCACCTGAAGTTCGAGCGGAGGTAGGTCAGAGCAGCAACACCCTCTGTAATAAGCTCAAAGACATCGTCATGAGTACTAAGACAGCAGCACTGCAATATCCATCACCTGGAGCAACCAGGGAAATGAGTGAAAAAGTGAGGGAACTGGCAGGATGTACACAGCAATTTAAAATGGTGCTTGGACAGCTCTTGACGCTATAG
- the bcar1 gene encoding breast cancer anti-estrogen resistance protein 1 isoform X2 produces MNFLNVLAKALYDNAAESPDELSFRKGDILTVLERDTQGLDGWWLCSLHGRQGIVPGNRLKLLVGMYEKQQEYGSPCTTDPAPSCPTSQMQRPAPQAQYTTMPSIYSTPNPAHFKSDSVYMIPPLHGPKPSSQILYQVPSGPIGTTLKVNSEPTVKAPALTPFQSEISREDVYQVPPSLGLGLNQGVTQSVSSVFPGTGKDIYQVPPSLEKSTREDSKTLSKSVAATQPGSVYVCNTEKADNKYDVLPRHQFSTQQDVYDVPPTRDKYNVQVSLYIHMTNLPEELVADIENGISLFQVYDFPPTVSKDVSVTHLIKEETYDVPSHLTKKKPQTSAVPGQYTFSSPNEDHKPITMPEDVYDVPPPTFAKKRGGRENVSQLAQEIYNFPTRVHHGGQPTQDVYDFPRDQEERGERECTNIYDVPPQVVRDGQEPHRASKRLSASSTGSTLSNNSASSLDLLPATDNELFSSSPASGAFTGKPLLLDLDPAMERLSRLQQAVELSVSIMMSFVTSNWRSPDSLEGNLPAIHQAADRVCFTLRDFLEFSRGAVTNAGQATDRSLQTKLGRQVGKLEEVFQSLTSQTQSLDAISWLHTELAKPQPGGDVLDQLVMTVRGIPDDTKQLASFLHGNASLLFKRSHQQHLPLPPLPGGISSHMTGSESGSSQAGQRISIQSRPLPSPPKFAAAEEEEGVDSPYETTEEGWMEDYDYVHLQGKEEFEKSQRQLMEKGSIIKNKTQLEQQQIKQFERLEQEVSRPINNDMTGWVPSMIHPQGNTQNGSSKLCQADRQLLLFYLEQSEQNFTTVNNAIDAFFTAVNSNQLPKVFVAHSKLVILSAHKLVFIGDTLSRQAKSPEVRAEVGQSSNTLCNKLKDIVMSTKTAALQYPSPGATREMSEKVRELAGCTQQFKMVLGQLLTL; encoded by the exons ATGAACTTTCTG AATGTGCTGGCCAAGGCTCTATACGACAATGCTGCAGAATCTCCAGATGAACTGTCTTTCCGCAAGGGGGACATTTTGACTGTATTGGAACGTGACACACAAGGACTagatggctggtggctctgttcACTTCACGGCCGCCAAGGCATTGTCCCTGGCAACCGTCTTAAGCTCCTTGTTGGCATGTACGAAAAACAGCAAGAATATGGAAGTCCTTGTACGACAGATCCAGCCCCATCCTGTCCCACCTCCCAGATGCAGCGACCTGCGCCCCAAGCTCAGTATACAACGATGCCATCTATTTACTCCACGCCCAATCCAGCACACTTCAAATCAGATTCCGTCTACATGATTCCACCATTGCATGGCCCCAAGCCTAGCTCCCAAATTCTGTACCAAGTTCCCTCTGGCCCAATTGGAACAACTCTTAAGGTCAACTCCGAACCAACCGTTAAGGCCCCAGCTCTAACACCATTTCAGTCTGAGATATCAAGGGAGGATGTCTATCAGGTGCCACCTTCTTTAGGTCTGGGGCTAAACCAGGGAGTCACCCAGTCTGTTTCTTCAGTTTTTCCAGGCACTGGGAAGGATATTTACCAGGTGCCCCCCTCTCTGGAAAAGAGCACCAGGGAGGATAGCAAGACACTTAGTAAG tctgTTGCTGCTACTCAACCAGGCTCGGTCTATGTCTGCAACACGGAGAAGGCAGACAATAAGTATGATGTTCTACCTAGGCATCAATTTTCAACACAGCAGGATGTATATGATGTCCCTCCTACCCGTGACAAATACAACGTGCAGGTCAGTTTATATATTCATATGACTAATTTACCTGAAGAACTGGTAGCTGACATTGAAAATGGTATCTCTTTGTTCCAGGTTTATGATTTCCCACCCACGGTCAGTAAAGATGTTTCAGTCACTCATCTAATAAAAGAGGAGACCTATGATGTCCCATCCCATTTGACCAAAAAGAAACCTCAAACCTCAGCTGTTCCTGGCCAATATACATTTAGTAGTCCAAATGAAGACCACAAACCAATTACAATGCCTGAGGATGTGTATGATGTGCCACCTCCTACATTCGCCAAAAAGCGTGGAGGAAGAGAGAACGTTAGCCAGCTGGCCCAGGAAATATACAACTTTCCAACTCGAGTGCACCATGGAGGTCAACCTACCCAGGATGTTTATGACTTCCCAAGAGATCAAGAGGAGCGAGGAGAGAGAGAATGCACAAATATCTATGACGTCCCACCACAG GTGGTTCGTGATGGCCAGGAGCCGCACAGGGCATCCAAGCGACTTTCTGCCTCAAGCACAGGGAGCACACTGAGCAACAATTCGGCTTCATCCTTAGACCTCCTCCCTGCCACTGACAATGAACTGTTCTCCTCATCTCCTGCCTCTGGCGCATTTACTGGAAAACCTCTTCTGCTAGACCTGGACCCGGCCATGGAGCGCCTGTCCCGCCTTCAACAGGCCGTTGAGTTAAGTGTCTCCATAATGATGTCATTCGTCACAAGCAACTGGCGTAGCCCAGATAGCCTGGAGGGGAATCTTCCGGCTATTCACCAGGCTGCTGACCGTGTGTGCTTCACTCTCAGAGACTTTCTCGAATTTTCTCGGGGTGCCGTAACAAATGCAGGCCAGGCCACTGATCGTTCCCTGCAGACTAAATTGGGCCGACAAGTGGGCAAATTGGAGGAGGTCTTTCAGAGTTTAACTTCGCAGACTCAGAGTTTAGATGCCATTTCTTGGTTACATACGGAACTGGCCAAACCACAACCAGGTGGAGATGTCTTAGATCAACTGGTAATGACAGTGCGTGGAATCCCAGATGACACCAAGCAACTTGCTTCCtttctccatggaaatgcctcgtTGCTCTTCAAACGGAGTCACCAGCAACACTTACCGCTTCCTCCATTGCCAGGAGGGATTAGCTCTCACATGACAGGATCAGAAAGTGGGAGCTCTCAAGCAGGACAGAGGATAAGCATTCAGTCACGACCTTTACCCTCGCCCCCAAAGTTTGCTGCtgcagaggaagaggaaggtgTTGACAGTCCTTACGAAACCACcgaggaaggatggatggaggatTATGACTATGTGCATCTACAG GGTAAGGAAGAGTTTGAGAAGAGCCAAAGACAGCTCATGGAGAAAGGCAGCATAATCAAAAACAAGACACAATTGGAGCAACAACAG ATCAAACAGTTTGAACGACTCGAGCAGGAAGTGAGCCGACCGATCAACAATGACATGACTGGCTGGGTTCCATCAATGATTCATCCTCAAGGCAACACGCAAAATGGCTCCTCCAAATTGTGCCAAGCCGACCGCCAACTTCTTCTTTTCTACCTCGAGCAGTCTGAGCAGAACTTCACAACCGTCAACAATGCTATTGATGCCTTTTTCACTGCCGTCAACTCCAATCAGCTGCCCAAGGTCTTCGTGGCTCACAGCAAGCTCGTCATCCTTAGTGCCCACAAGCTAGTTTTCATTGGCGACACGCTATCCCGTCAGGCCAAGTCACCTGAAGTTCGAGCGGAGGTAGGTCAGAGCAGCAACACCCTCTGTAATAAGCTCAAAGACATCGTCATGAGTACTAAGACAGCAGCACTGCAATATCCATCACCTGGAGCAACCAGGGAAATGAGTGAAAAAGTGAGGGAACTGGCAGGATGTACACAGCAATTTAAAATGGTGCTTGGACAGCTCTTGACGCTATAG
- the tmem170a gene encoding transmembrane protein 170A, which yields MEQYGENDILQQLLGMNLVPRRNATLRYNDTSLADFSEMWYGVFLWAGVSSLIFHLPASLLSFVALRQHKMARLMPIAILLMGIVGPVAGGVLTSAAIAGVYKAAGKRMISLEALVFGVGQSFLILIISFLRVLATL from the exons ATGGAACAGTATGGCGAAAATGATATATTACAACAATTACTTGGGATGAATTTAGTACCAAGAAGAAATGCCACTCTTCGATACAACGACACATCTCTCGCTGATTTCTCCG AAATGTGGTATGGAGTTTTTCTCTGGGCAGGAGTCTCCTCTCTGATCTTCCACCTGCCTGCATCTCTGCTATCATTTGTTGCACTTCGGCAGCACAAAATGGCCCGATTGATGCCCATTGCCATCCTTTTAATGGGCATCGTTGGTCCTGTGGCTGGAGGAGTCCTCACAA GTGCAGCCATCGCGGGTGTTTACAAGGCAGCGGGAAAGAGGATGATCTCTCTGGAGGCTTTAGTTTTCGGTGTGGGACAGTCCTTTTTGATTCTTATTATTTCCTTCCTTCGAGTTCTCGCCACCCTTTAG
- the bcar1 gene encoding breast cancer anti-estrogen resistance protein 1 isoform X3 → MSVPNVLAKALYDNAAESPDELSFRKGDILTVLERDTQGLDGWWLCSLHGRQGIVPGNRLKLLVGMYEKQQEYGSPCTTDPAPSCPTSQMQRPAPQAQYTTMPSIYSTPNPAHFKSDSVYMIPPLHGPKPSSQILYQVPSGPIGTTLKVNSEPTVKAPALTPFQSEISREDVYQVPPSLGLGLNQGVTQSVSSVFPGTGKDIYQVPPSLEKSTREDSKTLSKSVAATQPGSVYVCNTEKADNKYDVLPRHQFSTQQDVYDVPPTRDKYNVQVYDFPPTVSKDVSVTHLIKEETYDVPSHLTKKKPQTSAVPGQYTFSSPNEDHKPITMPEDVYDVPPPTFAKKRGGRENVSQLAQEIYNFPTRVHHGGQPTQDVYDFPRDQEERGERECTNIYDVPPQVVRDGQEPHRASKRLSASSTGSTLSNNSASSLDLLPATDNELFSSSPASGAFTGKPLLLDLDPAMERLSRLQQAVELSVSIMMSFVTSNWRSPDSLEGNLPAIHQAADRVCFTLRDFLEFSRGAVTNAGQATDRSLQTKLGRQVGKLEEVFQSLTSQTQSLDAISWLHTELAKPQPGGDVLDQLVMTVRGIPDDTKQLASFLHGNASLLFKRSHQQHLPLPPLPGGISSHMTGSESGSSQAGQRISIQSRPLPSPPKFAAAEEEEGVDSPYETTEEGWMEDYDYVHLQGKEEFEKSQRQLMEKGSIIKNKTQLEQQQIKQFERLEQEVSRPINNDMTGWVPSMIHPQGNTQNGSSKLCQADRQLLLFYLEQSEQNFTTVNNAIDAFFTAVNSNQLPKVFVAHSKLVILSAHKLVFIGDTLSRQAKSPEVRAEVGQSSNTLCNKLKDIVMSTKTAALQYPSPGATREMSEKVRELAGCTQQFKMVLGQLLTL, encoded by the exons ATGTCTGTCCCC AATGTGCTGGCCAAGGCTCTATACGACAATGCTGCAGAATCTCCAGATGAACTGTCTTTCCGCAAGGGGGACATTTTGACTGTATTGGAACGTGACACACAAGGACTagatggctggtggctctgttcACTTCACGGCCGCCAAGGCATTGTCCCTGGCAACCGTCTTAAGCTCCTTGTTGGCATGTACGAAAAACAGCAAGAATATGGAAGTCCTTGTACGACAGATCCAGCCCCATCCTGTCCCACCTCCCAGATGCAGCGACCTGCGCCCCAAGCTCAGTATACAACGATGCCATCTATTTACTCCACGCCCAATCCAGCACACTTCAAATCAGATTCCGTCTACATGATTCCACCATTGCATGGCCCCAAGCCTAGCTCCCAAATTCTGTACCAAGTTCCCTCTGGCCCAATTGGAACAACTCTTAAGGTCAACTCCGAACCAACCGTTAAGGCCCCAGCTCTAACACCATTTCAGTCTGAGATATCAAGGGAGGATGTCTATCAGGTGCCACCTTCTTTAGGTCTGGGGCTAAACCAGGGAGTCACCCAGTCTGTTTCTTCAGTTTTTCCAGGCACTGGGAAGGATATTTACCAGGTGCCCCCCTCTCTGGAAAAGAGCACCAGGGAGGATAGCAAGACACTTAGTAAG tctgTTGCTGCTACTCAACCAGGCTCGGTCTATGTCTGCAACACGGAGAAGGCAGACAATAAGTATGATGTTCTACCTAGGCATCAATTTTCAACACAGCAGGATGTATATGATGTCCCTCCTACCCGTGACAAATACAACGTGCAG GTTTATGATTTCCCACCCACGGTCAGTAAAGATGTTTCAGTCACTCATCTAATAAAAGAGGAGACCTATGATGTCCCATCCCATTTGACCAAAAAGAAACCTCAAACCTCAGCTGTTCCTGGCCAATATACATTTAGTAGTCCAAATGAAGACCACAAACCAATTACAATGCCTGAGGATGTGTATGATGTGCCACCTCCTACATTCGCCAAAAAGCGTGGAGGAAGAGAGAACGTTAGCCAGCTGGCCCAGGAAATATACAACTTTCCAACTCGAGTGCACCATGGAGGTCAACCTACCCAGGATGTTTATGACTTCCCAAGAGATCAAGAGGAGCGAGGAGAGAGAGAATGCACAAATATCTATGACGTCCCACCACAG GTGGTTCGTGATGGCCAGGAGCCGCACAGGGCATCCAAGCGACTTTCTGCCTCAAGCACAGGGAGCACACTGAGCAACAATTCGGCTTCATCCTTAGACCTCCTCCCTGCCACTGACAATGAACTGTTCTCCTCATCTCCTGCCTCTGGCGCATTTACTGGAAAACCTCTTCTGCTAGACCTGGACCCGGCCATGGAGCGCCTGTCCCGCCTTCAACAGGCCGTTGAGTTAAGTGTCTCCATAATGATGTCATTCGTCACAAGCAACTGGCGTAGCCCAGATAGCCTGGAGGGGAATCTTCCGGCTATTCACCAGGCTGCTGACCGTGTGTGCTTCACTCTCAGAGACTTTCTCGAATTTTCTCGGGGTGCCGTAACAAATGCAGGCCAGGCCACTGATCGTTCCCTGCAGACTAAATTGGGCCGACAAGTGGGCAAATTGGAGGAGGTCTTTCAGAGTTTAACTTCGCAGACTCAGAGTTTAGATGCCATTTCTTGGTTACATACGGAACTGGCCAAACCACAACCAGGTGGAGATGTCTTAGATCAACTGGTAATGACAGTGCGTGGAATCCCAGATGACACCAAGCAACTTGCTTCCtttctccatggaaatgcctcgtTGCTCTTCAAACGGAGTCACCAGCAACACTTACCGCTTCCTCCATTGCCAGGAGGGATTAGCTCTCACATGACAGGATCAGAAAGTGGGAGCTCTCAAGCAGGACAGAGGATAAGCATTCAGTCACGACCTTTACCCTCGCCCCCAAAGTTTGCTGCtgcagaggaagaggaaggtgTTGACAGTCCTTACGAAACCACcgaggaaggatggatggaggatTATGACTATGTGCATCTACAG GGTAAGGAAGAGTTTGAGAAGAGCCAAAGACAGCTCATGGAGAAAGGCAGCATAATCAAAAACAAGACACAATTGGAGCAACAACAG ATCAAACAGTTTGAACGACTCGAGCAGGAAGTGAGCCGACCGATCAACAATGACATGACTGGCTGGGTTCCATCAATGATTCATCCTCAAGGCAACACGCAAAATGGCTCCTCCAAATTGTGCCAAGCCGACCGCCAACTTCTTCTTTTCTACCTCGAGCAGTCTGAGCAGAACTTCACAACCGTCAACAATGCTATTGATGCCTTTTTCACTGCCGTCAACTCCAATCAGCTGCCCAAGGTCTTCGTGGCTCACAGCAAGCTCGTCATCCTTAGTGCCCACAAGCTAGTTTTCATTGGCGACACGCTATCCCGTCAGGCCAAGTCACCTGAAGTTCGAGCGGAGGTAGGTCAGAGCAGCAACACCCTCTGTAATAAGCTCAAAGACATCGTCATGAGTACTAAGACAGCAGCACTGCAATATCCATCACCTGGAGCAACCAGGGAAATGAGTGAAAAAGTGAGGGAACTGGCAGGATGTACACAGCAATTTAAAATGGTGCTTGGACAGCTCTTGACGCTATAG
- the cfdp1 gene encoding craniofacial development protein 1 isoform X2: protein MNYSDDDSDGYLSSEDADYVPSDDNASEDDINECEKEEPLDENDSVPHPDKITKRRKKDSNLRKRPKRVLKEDEEETNGGVTEEAQPLQEDKEEPTQIENNQEAAQKKQSDDLWARFLSDVAPRPKASMSASPIHATPEAHSSVSSVCKRTESQESDPAKVTIVKVFDFAGEEVRVNKEVLADSREAKIHLQSQCTKDKIDEENPTSSSQSPCPVPSSKRPAGMSSLLSRIGGKKQKMSTLEKSKLDWNAFKYEEGITEELAIHNRGREGYVERKNFLERVDHRQFEMEKAVRLKNMKHSS from the exons ATGAACTATTCTGACGATGACTCTGATGGGTATTTATCGAGTGAAGATGCTGATTACGTTCCATCAG ATGATAATGCCAGCGAGGATGATATCAATGAGTGTGAAAAGGAAGAGCCTTTGGACGAAAATGACAGTGTGCCGCATCCTGACAAAATCActaagaggagaaaaaaagacaGCAATTTGAG AAAAAGGCCAAAACGAGTGCTGAAAGAAGACGAAGAGGAGACGAATGGAGGTGTCACTGAAGAAGCTCAACCACTACAGGAAGATAAGGAAGAACCGACACAAATAGAGAATAATCAGGAAGCTGCACAAAAGAAGCAATCAGATGACCTCTGGGCTCGTTTCTTGTCTGATGTTGCCCCCAGACCAAAAGCATCGATGTCTGCATCGCCAATTCATGCCACGCCAGAG GCTCATTCTTCTGTTTCTAGTGTTTGTAAGAGAACTGAATCGCAGGAATCGGATCCAGCAAAAGTCACCATTGTTAAAGTTTTTGATTTTGCTGGAGAAGAAGTCAG GGTCAATAAAGAGGTACTAGCAGACTCCAGAGAAGCAAAGATACATTTGCAGAGCCAATGTACAAAAGACAAAATAGATGAAGAAAATCCCACATCTTCCAGCCAATCACCCTGTCCTGTCCCCAG TTCCAAACGGCCAGCAGGGATGTCCAGTTTACTGAGTCGTATCGggggaaagaaacaaaaaatgagCACACTGGAGAAGTCAAAGTTGGACTGGAATGCTTTTAAATACGAGGAGGGCATCACAGAGGAGCTGGCAATCCACAACAGAGGTAGAGAAGG GTATGTGGAGCGGAAGAACTTCTTGGAGCGTGTTGATCACAGACAATTTGAGATGGAGAAAGCAGTGCGTCTAAAAAACATGAAACATTCCTCATAA
- the cfdp1 gene encoding craniofacial development protein 1 isoform X1, whose translation MNYSDDDSDGYLSSEDADYVPSDDNASEDDINECEKEEPLDENDSVPHPDKITKRRKKDSNLRKRPKRVLKEDEEETNGGVTEEAQPLQEDKEEPTQIENNQEAAQKKQSDDLWARFLSDVAPRPKASMSASPIHATPEAHSSVSSVCKRTESQESDPAKVTIVKVFDFAGEEVRVNKEVLADSREAKIHLQSQCTKDKIDEENPTSSSQSPCPVPSSSKRPAGMSSLLSRIGGKKQKMSTLEKSKLDWNAFKYEEGITEELAIHNRGREGYVERKNFLERVDHRQFEMEKAVRLKNMKHSS comes from the exons ATGAACTATTCTGACGATGACTCTGATGGGTATTTATCGAGTGAAGATGCTGATTACGTTCCATCAG ATGATAATGCCAGCGAGGATGATATCAATGAGTGTGAAAAGGAAGAGCCTTTGGACGAAAATGACAGTGTGCCGCATCCTGACAAAATCActaagaggagaaaaaaagacaGCAATTTGAG AAAAAGGCCAAAACGAGTGCTGAAAGAAGACGAAGAGGAGACGAATGGAGGTGTCACTGAAGAAGCTCAACCACTACAGGAAGATAAGGAAGAACCGACACAAATAGAGAATAATCAGGAAGCTGCACAAAAGAAGCAATCAGATGACCTCTGGGCTCGTTTCTTGTCTGATGTTGCCCCCAGACCAAAAGCATCGATGTCTGCATCGCCAATTCATGCCACGCCAGAG GCTCATTCTTCTGTTTCTAGTGTTTGTAAGAGAACTGAATCGCAGGAATCGGATCCAGCAAAAGTCACCATTGTTAAAGTTTTTGATTTTGCTGGAGAAGAAGTCAG GGTCAATAAAGAGGTACTAGCAGACTCCAGAGAAGCAAAGATACATTTGCAGAGCCAATGTACAAAAGACAAAATAGATGAAGAAAATCCCACATCTTCCAGCCAATCACCCTGTCCTGTCCCCAG CAGTTCCAAACGGCCAGCAGGGATGTCCAGTTTACTGAGTCGTATCGggggaaagaaacaaaaaatgagCACACTGGAGAAGTCAAAGTTGGACTGGAATGCTTTTAAATACGAGGAGGGCATCACAGAGGAGCTGGCAATCCACAACAGAGGTAGAGAAGG GTATGTGGAGCGGAAGAACTTCTTGGAGCGTGTTGATCACAGACAATTTGAGATGGAGAAAGCAGTGCGTCTAAAAAACATGAAACATTCCTCATAA